One region of Carya illinoinensis cultivar Pawnee chromosome 8, C.illinoinensisPawnee_v1, whole genome shotgun sequence genomic DNA includes:
- the LOC122319383 gene encoding uncharacterized protein LOC122319383 — protein MALRPLCKGRSKPNVSNMEDIRLNTTWEDVFCPICLEFPHNGVLLQCSSHEKGCHPFVCDTDHLHSNCLDRFKSAYGMSSASTSNVTPTENSEPVVSEGNYKPSCPLCRGEVTGWVVDDKARLYLDEKRRYCEEEQCKFMGTYLELQNHARLEHPHACPSKIDPARQIDWENFQQSSEIIDVLSTIHSEVPRGVVLGDYVIEYGDDETVDEFEDFPGDEGNWWTSCILYQVFDNFRSSRNRRRSRGHTRSGHHRTSYDSSISDGGSVTSVEYSDYRIDETDDDFVNTNAPRDSSHRRSSQRRSSRFYDN, from the exons ATGGCCTTAAGACCTTTGTGTAAAGGAAGATCCAAACCCAATGTATCCAACATGGAAGATATTCGATTAAATACTACTTGGGAAGATGTGTTTTGCCCGATATGCTTGGAGTTTCCGCACAATGGTGTACTTCTTCAATGCTCATCTCATGAGAAAGGATGCCATCCTTTTGTGTGTGACACAGACCATTTGCACTCAAATTGCTTAGACCGTTTCAAAAGTGCGTATGGTATGTCATCAGCTTCAACATCAAATGTAACTCCCACAGAAAACAGTGAGCCAGTGGTATCTGAAGGCAACTATAAACCAAGTTGTCCCTTGTGTAGAGGAGAGGTTACTGGGTGGGTGGTTGATGACAAGGCTCGTCTATATCTAGATGAGAAGAGACGTTATTGTGAGGAGGAACAATGTAAATTTATGGGGACGTATTTAGAACTGCAAAACCATGCTCGGCTGGAGCACCCGCATGCTTGTCCATCAAAGATTGATCCTGCTAGGCAGATTGATTGGGAGAATTTCCAGCAGTCCTCTGAGATCATAGATGTTTTGAGCACTATTCATTCCGAAGTCCCACGTGGTGTGGTTTTGGGAGACTATGTAATTGAATATGGGGATGATGAAACTGTAGATGAATTTGAGGACTTCCCCGGGGATGAGGGGAATTGGTGGACCTCTTGTATCCTTTATCAGGTGTTTGATAACTTCCGGAGTTCTAGAAACAGAAGAAGGTCAAGAGGTCATACAAGAAGTGGACATCACCGTACAAGTTATGATAGTTCTATTTCTGATGGGGGTTCTGTAACGTCTGTAGAATATTCTGATTATAGgatagatgagactgatgatgaTTTTGTGAATACAAATGCCCCAAGGGATAGCTCCCATCGTCGCAG ttctcaaagaCGCAGTTCCCGCTTCTATGACAATTAG
- the LOC122319384 gene encoding cytoplasmic 60S subunit biogenesis factor REI1 homolog 1-like — protein sequence MTGLTCNGCNKEFADDAEQKLHYKSEWHRYNLKRKVAGVPGVTEALFLGRQVALAQERGQSNETPMLYSCGLCGKGYRSSKAHAQHLKSRSHIMRVSEGTSPEEEKPIIKPLPRRVVSKPPKQVDDEESEDEWEEVDPEEDLVGEATKSLTELNVHEHATYVDMDDDKDGSDEYEELDPSSCFMCNLEHDTIENCMVHMHKQHGFFIPDIEYLKDPKGLLTYLGLKVKRDFMCLYCNERCHPFNSLEAVRKHMVAKSHCRVHYGDGDEEEEAELEEFYDYSSSYVDEDGKQLVASGGMDNTVELGIGGAELIISRRSEKGISTKSIGSREYLRYYRQKPRPSPMNSAAITAALASRYRSMGLATVQSREQMVRMKVMKQMNRSGVEVMRTKIGMKSNVIRNLPKNVPH from the exons ATGACTGGGCTAACCTGCAACGGCTGCAACAAAGAGTTCGCGGACGATGCGGAGCAAAAGTTACATTACAAGTCCGAATGGCACCGCTACAATCTTAAGCGCAAG gtCGCTGGGGTTCCTGGAGTGACTGAAGCACTATTTCTAGGTAGACAAGTTGCGCTTGCTCAAGAGAGAGGCCAGTCAAACGAAACACCTATGCTCTACAGTTGTGGTCTTTGTGGGAAAGGATATAGAAGTTCCAAGGCTCATGCTCAGCATCTAAAATCTCGAAGTCACATCATGCGGGTGTCTGAAGGAACAAGCCCTGAGGAAGAGAAGCCGATAATTAAGCCACTCCCCCGTCGCGTTGTGAGTAAACCACCCAAACAAGTAGACGATGAAGAAAGTGAAGATGAGTGGGAGGAGGTAGATCCTGAAGAAGACTTGGTTGGTGAGGCAACAAAGTCCTTGACTGAATTGAATGTACATGAGCATGCTACCTACGTTGATATGGATGATGACAAGGATGGCAGCGATGAATATGAGGAATTGGATCCATCGTCTTGTTTTATGTGTAATCTAGAGCATGATACCATAGAGAACTGCATGGTTCACATGCACAAGCAACATGGGTTCTTCATTCCGGATATCGAGTATCTGAAGGATCCAAAAGGGCTCCTTACTTATCTTGGGCTTAAG GTTAAGAGAGATTTCATGTGTCTTTACTGCAATGAGCGCTGTCACCCTTTTAACAGTTTGGAAGCAGTTAGGAAGCATATGGTGGCAAAAAGTCATTGCAGAGTACATTATGGCGATGGtgatgaggaggaggaagcaGAGTTGGAAGAATTCTATGATTATAGCAGCag TTATGTGGATGAGGATGGAAAGCAACTGGTTGCATCGGGTGGTATGGACAACACAGTAGAACTTGGTATTGGTGGAGCTGAGCTCATTATAAGCAGAAGATCTGAAAAGGGTATATCAACGAAAAGCATTGGTTCCCGGGAATATTTACGTTACTATCGTCAGAAACCACGCCCTTCACCTATGAACAGTGCAGCAATTACTGCGGCACTGGCATCGAG GTACAGGAGCATGGGATTGGCTACTGTGCAGTCAAGAGAGCAGATGGTGAGAATGAAAGTGATGAAGCAAATGAATAGATCAGGAGTGGAGGTCATGCGCACCAAGATTGGGATGAAGAGCAACGTCATTCGGAACCTGCCTAAGAATGTCCCGCACTAG
- the LOC122319382 gene encoding HBS1-like protein: protein MPRKVSYGVDYDEEYDDYEDYDVDCDLDVEDNGNVPQSKKETIKRGIWRCSICTYDNDESLSVCDICGVLRNPLINYGPGSDKNTADFKFDAPSPHDLVSDGLRSSKKVSKANSTDLKSSRVSLSINENIGVVGIKSSADRADISSSLMPKGRHHSEDVINYSKNGTGNMPLSDKSSVRPAALTIKGRHDAIDESSSSKNGNARVTCSNTEYKPENWMLPGQAEDTLNQLNLAIVGHVDSGKSTLSGRLLHLLGRISQKELHKNEKEAKLQGKGSFAYAWALDESTEERERGITMTVAVAYFDSKKYHVVVLDSPGHKDFVPNMISGAAQADAAVLVIDASVGSFEAGMDSAKGQTREHAQLIRSFGVDQIIVAINKMDAVDYSKERFDLIKQQLGTFLRSCGFRDSSIILIPLSAMENQNLVASPSDVRLLSWYHGPYLLDAIDSLQPPMRDFSKPVLMPICDVLKLSLGQVSACGKLEAGALRSGSKVLVMPSGNVGIVRSLERDSHACSFARAGDNVAVSLQGIDGSLVTAGGMLCHPDFPVAVAKHLELKVLVLDVTTPILIGSQLEFHVHHAKEAARVVRMLSLLDPKTGKVTKKAPRCLTTKQTAVVEVALRGPVCVEEFSSCKALGRVFLRALGRTIAVGIVTRIIEEQD from the exons ATGCCTCGTAaagtgagttatggagttgattATGATGAAGAATATGATGACTATGAAGATTACGATGTTGATTGTGATTTAGATGTAGAAGACAATG GCAACGTACCTCAGTCGAAGAAAGAAACTATTAAGCGTGGGATTTGGCGTTGCTCCATCTGCACGTATGATAATGATGAGAGTTTGTCTGTATGTGATATTTGTGGGGTTCTTCGTAATCCTTTGATCAATTATGGTCCCGGCAGTGATAAGAATACAG CTGATTTCAAGTTCGATGCTCCCTCCCCACATGATTTGGTTTCTGATGGACTGCGTTCCTCCAAAAAGGTTTCAAAAG CCAACTCTACCGACTTGAAATCTTCAAGAGTTTCCTTAAGCATAAATGAGAATATTGGTGTAGTTGGCATAAAATCAAGTGCTGACAGGGCAGATATCTCATCTTCATTGATGCCGAAAGGCAGACATCATAGCGAGGATGTGATCAATTATTCAAAGAATGGTACAGGCAACATGCCATTGAGTGATAAAAGCTCTGTTAGGCCAGCTGCATTGACTATAAAAGGCAGACATGATGCAATAGATGAGAGCAGTAGTTCAAAAAATGGTAATGCCAGAGTGACTTGTTCAAATACTGAATATAAACCTGAAAATTGGATGCTCCCTGGCCAAGCTGAAGATACATTGAATCAACTGAATCTTGCAATT GTTGGTCATGTTGATTCTGGAAAATCAACACTCTCTGGTAGACTACTACACCTTTTAGGGCGAATATCACAAAAAGAGTTGcacaaaaatgaaaaggagGCTAAGTTACAG GGCAAGGGCTCCTTTGCTTATGCTTGGGCTTTGGATGAGAGCACTGAAGAAAGGGAAAGGGGAATAACTATGACAGTGGCTGTTGCATATTTTGATTCCAAAAAGTATCATGTTGTTGTGCTTGACTCACCAGGCCATAAGGATTTTGTACCAAACATGATATCTGGGGCAGCACAAGCGGATGCTGCAGTTCTTGTCATAGATGCCTCAGTTGGTTCGTTTGAGGCTGGCATGGACAGTGCTAAGGGTCAAACACGGGAGCATGCACAACTTATCAGAAGTTTTGGTGTTGATCAAATTATAGTTGCAATTAACAAAATGGATGCTGTGGATTACTCAAAGGAACGTTTCGATTTGATTAAACAGCAACTTGGAACATTTCTCCGTTCTTGTGGTTTTAGAGATTCTTCTATAATATTGATCCCGTTGAGTGCCATGGAAAATCAAAATTTGGTGGCGTCTCCTTCTGATGTTCGTTTGCTGTCCTG GTATCATGGACCTTATCTGCTGGATGCAATTGATTCCCTCCAACCTCCTATGAGAGATTTCTCAAAGCCTGTACTTATGCCCATATGTGATGTTCTTAAGTTGTCACTAGGGCAGGTGTCTGCCTGTGGTAAACTAGAAGCTGGAGCTCTCCGAAGTGGATCCAAG GTTCTAGTTATGCCATCAGGAAATGTAGGGATAGTGCGTTCCTTAGAACGTGATTCTCACGCTTGTTCCTTTGCAAGAGCTGGAGACAATGTGGCTGTTAGTCTGCAAGGCATTGATGGGAGCCTTGTGACGGCAGGGGGCATGCTATGTCACCCTGATTTTCCAGTTGCCGTTGCAAAGCATTTGGAATTGAAAGTCCTTGTTTTGGATGTTACCACCCCAATTTTAATTGGCTCCCAG TTGGAATTTCACGTGCACCATGCAAAGGAAGCTGCAAGAGTGGTCAGAATGTTGTCTTTACTTGATCCAAAGACTGGCAAGGTGACAAAGAAGGCACCTCGTTGTCTTACCACAAAGCAGACTGCTGTTGTTGAG GTGGCTTTGCGAGGCCCTGTGTGCGTAGAAGAGTTTTCAAGTTGTAAAGCTCTTGGGAGAGTGTTTCTAAGAGCATTAGGAAGAACAATTGCTGTTGGGATTGTAACCCGAATAATTGAGGAGCAGGATTAG